A genomic region of Homalodisca vitripennis isolate AUS2020 chromosome 5, UT_GWSS_2.1, whole genome shotgun sequence contains the following coding sequences:
- the LOC124363859 gene encoding androgen-dependent TFPI-regulating protein-like has product MLAKIYNWLITLFYFYLTYRGVLLIFLECDENKYKSIIFQYGFENKHKYLSIWVSFLQTMYFVIVSFSDIVDSLPTLFRCPRWSHYCFTIRHYLLTSLVLPLTLYIFAVFWTFFLYDREAIYPELFDRFIPPWLNHAMHSFPVPIVIVHLIICPNHNPSRKSALVGLTLLFVVYGVIFWQSVMRGNWVYLLFNHLNPSQRMLLLSVSYPLNIFFLILSRWLNSLVKGFKLKYSSKEEKAK; this is encoded by the exons ATGTTAGCAAAGATATACAACTGGCTCATCACTCTCTTTTATTTCTATCTCACTTATCGAGGGGTTCTATTAATTTTCCTTGAGTGTGACGAAAATaagtataaaagtattatttttcaatatggttttgaaaataagcatAAATACCTCAGTATCTGGGTCTCT TTCCTCCAAACGATGTACTTTGTCATCGTTTCCTTCTCGGATATAGTGGACAGTCTCCCAACTCTCTTCCGATGCCCTCGATGGTCCCACTACTGCTTCACCATCAGACACTACCTGCTCACGTCTCTGGTGCTCCCCCTCACCTTG TATATATTTGCGGTTTTCTGGACTTTCTTCCTGTATGATCGAGAGGCCATCTACCCCGAGCTGTTTGACCGCTTCATACCGCCTTGGCTGAACCATGCAATGCACTCCTTTCCTGTGCCAATTGTGATAGTCCATCTAATTATTTGTCCAAACCATAACCCCTCTCGCAAGTCTGCTCTTGTAGGACTCACACTGCTGTTTGTCGTTTATGGTGTTAT ATTCTGGCAGTCTGTGATGAGGGGCAATTGGGTATACCTGCTGTTCAACCACCTCAATCCATCACAGAGAATGTTACTGCTGTCAGTCAGCTATCCTCTCAACATATTCTTCCTTATTCTGAGTCGCTGGCTTAACAGTTTAGTCAaag